In Desulfuribacillus alkaliarsenatis, the following proteins share a genomic window:
- a CDS encoding YlzJ-like family protein: protein MIIYTPLPIESVLNQTDIEEPNYTEMDYQGKKVIVESIDSYQAKIVRLISSNPNDFLNANYTPGKIIYFRPE, encoded by the coding sequence ATGATAATCTATACACCTTTACCAATAGAATCTGTTCTTAATCAGACTGATATTGAAGAACCTAACTATACAGAAATGGACTACCAGGGTAAAAAAGTAATAGTTGAGTCGATTGACAGCTATCAAGCTAAAATTGTACGCTTAATAAGCAGTAATCCTAATGATTTTTTAAACGCTAATTATACTCCAGGAAAAATAATATATTTTAGACCTGAGTAA
- a CDS encoding Asp23/Gls24 family envelope stress response protein, with amino-acid sequence MTTQIIKEIQSISGVKGRLTFNPEVIKHIAAIVARDVIGIYSISGGIFDGIAERLSNKQQYKGIKVVVEESEVVFDINIIVEYAHSIPDIYKELKSDLKQTIYYMTGLEVVEVNLMVDGLKIVEELNEEIAKD; translated from the coding sequence ATGACAACACAAATAATAAAAGAAATACAATCAATTAGTGGAGTTAAAGGTAGACTTACTTTTAACCCTGAGGTGATAAAGCATATTGCAGCAATTGTAGCCCGTGACGTTATAGGCATCTATTCAATAAGTGGTGGAATTTTTGATGGCATAGCTGAACGATTAAGTAATAAGCAGCAGTATAAGGGTATTAAGGTCGTAGTAGAGGAGTCTGAGGTTGTTTTTGATATTAACATTATTGTAGAATATGCTCACTCGATTCCAGACATATATAAAGAGCTAAAGTCGGATTTAAAGCAAACAATATACTATATGACGGGTCTAGAAGTTGTGGAAGTAAATCTAATGGTTGACGGATTAAAAATAGTAGAAGAACTTAACGAGGAAATAGCTAAAGACTAG
- a CDS encoding ATP-dependent Clp protease proteolytic subunit: MPDTSEPNPALPPTKPQKNKGKKKELEEPNIIDTIKNFGQTNIPQVESNIHCLNIIGQVEGHMVLPPQNKTTKYEHIIPQIVAAEQNEKVEGILIILNTVGGDVEAGLALAEMISSLSKPTVTLVLGGGHSIGVPIAVSSNYSYIAETATMTIHPIRLTGLVIGVPQTYEYLDKMQERVVRFVTKHSNISEEKFKELMYKTGNLARDIGTNVIGIDAVNHGIIDEVGGLGQAIKKLNELIAQNKGGGLLQ, translated from the coding sequence ATGCCAGATACATCTGAACCCAATCCAGCATTACCTCCAACAAAACCCCAAAAAAATAAAGGTAAAAAGAAGGAACTTGAAGAGCCTAACATTATTGATACAATCAAGAATTTTGGGCAGACGAATATTCCACAAGTAGAGAGCAATATCCACTGTTTGAACATTATTGGACAGGTTGAAGGCCATATGGTATTACCTCCACAAAATAAAACAACAAAGTACGAGCATATAATACCGCAAATTGTCGCAGCTGAGCAGAATGAAAAAGTTGAAGGTATTTTAATTATATTAAATACCGTTGGCGGCGATGTAGAGGCAGGACTAGCATTAGCTGAAATGATTTCAAGTCTTTCTAAACCAACTGTAACGTTGGTCTTAGGTGGTGGTCACTCAATTGGAGTGCCAATTGCCGTATCCTCTAATTATAGTTACATAGCTGAAACGGCGACGATGACTATTCATCCTATTCGCTTAACTGGTCTTGTTATTGGAGTGCCACAAACCTATGAGTATTTGGATAAGATGCAGGAAAGGGTAGTCAGGTTTGTGACTAAGCATTCAAACATAAGTGAAGAAAAGTTTAAGGAATTAATGTATAAAACAGGTAATTTAGCACGAGATATTGGAACTAACGTTATTGGAATTGACGCTGTTAACCACGGTATCATTGATGAAGTCGGTGGTTTAGGACAAGCAATTAAAAAGCTAAACGAACTAATTGCTCAAAATAAAGGAGGCGGGTTATTACAATGA
- a CDS encoding phosphodiester glycosidase family protein, with amino-acid sequence MFIKIQLLLLLLITPLVGFIMGFKSINVSADELTQLYIQEYEISENISAFTKDINQLSLDISKSYTYASMSNMLIEAIRNNAFTDMLAYEQQRFQLDALVEASLNNSRRSEDVLDQILARMLGQPIGQTFGENAGIKVYSLEEAGYRGFMAKVRLHNPNAVRMVLAEDQVFSSGETTRNAANRSGAMLAVNAGGFMSEDGKIRPLGITVIDGEVLTYSNSDLSVIGFNENGNLVGGRIESEEQLNQIGIIHGASFLPTLLKDGIKQSIPAQWANARQPRTMIGHFENGDLLFIVIDGRREGWSMGVTLEEAQDKLLEFNVRDAYNLDGGGSSTFFYDGQVLNRPSSGSERRVTTNIVIIP; translated from the coding sequence GTGTTTATTAAAATTCAATTATTACTATTGCTTTTAATAACCCCACTTGTTGGCTTTATCATGGGTTTTAAGAGTATTAATGTATCTGCTGATGAATTAACACAGCTCTATATTCAGGAGTATGAAATAAGCGAAAATATTAGTGCTTTTACAAAAGATATAAACCAATTAAGCCTCGATATTTCAAAATCCTACACCTATGCTTCTATGTCTAATATGCTAATTGAAGCGATACGTAATAATGCATTTACAGATATGCTAGCTTATGAACAACAAAGATTTCAATTAGATGCATTAGTTGAAGCTAGCTTAAACAATAGTAGAAGGTCAGAGGATGTTTTGGATCAGATATTAGCAAGGATGCTAGGTCAACCTATAGGGCAGACCTTTGGAGAAAATGCTGGAATTAAAGTTTATTCATTAGAAGAAGCTGGCTACCGTGGGTTTATGGCGAAGGTTCGCTTACATAACCCTAATGCAGTTAGAATGGTGTTAGCAGAAGACCAAGTGTTCAGTTCTGGAGAAACAACTAGAAATGCAGCAAATCGTTCTGGTGCTATGCTAGCTGTAAATGCAGGTGGCTTTATGAGTGAGGACGGAAAAATTAGGCCATTAGGTATCACGGTAATTGATGGTGAAGTTCTAACATACTCTAATTCAGATTTAAGTGTTATAGGATTTAATGAAAATGGTAACTTAGTAGGCGGGAGAATTGAGTCAGAGGAGCAATTAAACCAAATTGGTATTATACATGGAGCCAGCTTTTTACCTACTTTACTAAAAGATGGTATTAAGCAGTCGATACCAGCCCAATGGGCTAATGCAAGGCAGCCAAGGACTATGATTGGTCATTTTGAAAATGGAGACTTATTATTTATCGTTATAGACGGTCGACGAGAAGGTTGGAGTATGGGTGTAACATTAGAAGAAGCTCAGGATAAGCTGTTAGAATTTAATGTGCGAGATGCTTACAACTTAGATGGTGGAGGATCTAGCACATTCTTTTACGATGGTCAGGTTTTAAATCGTCCTTCATCAGGGTCAGAGCGGAGAGTAACTACAAATATAGTAATAATTCCGTAA
- a CDS encoding FtsK/SpoIIIE family DNA translocase, whose protein sequence is MGAFKELNRNIKYELIGIIIIVISALALGQFGSIGNSLSFITRLFAGNWGFLIPLFTGAYAVYIIFKRKQIQYSSRFFGIILFFLVLLIYSHLNLYVQLVGRTGAEFNIIQTTYQAIIDSRNTQESIDLGGGLIGAVFLWISIYLFDVSGTRLVLIGAMLIGILLITKLTIGDVLYKAIAQIKDLYKRLLEYIGNILGILNPKNVAKIEQAEKSDLAEADTKETNSNKASHVLQEETRVLKQANNKFINQSEDKKNNDKVISYTSFNEVEKDISATAVEKSDSLTDLQSVLAQDDKHSSYQDINRQGSYRFPSIELLENRSSKRKVDINISSNIRKLEATLESFGVVAKVVNYSQGPSVTRYELQPAIGVKVSKVLNLTDDLALALAAKDIRMEAPIPGKAAIGIEVPNQDIEVIGLREVVSSNEFKQASSKLTIALGKDLSGNSIVADLAKMPHLLIAGSTGSGKSVCVNGIITSILYKATPDEVKLFMIDPKMVELNVYNGIPHLVTPVVTDPRQASYLLKKVVQEMERRYRLFAERKARDLERYNFLIKEEHSKGNDSFECLPQIVVIIDELADLMMVAPGDVEDAICRIAQMARAAGIHLIIATQRPSVDVITGIIKANIPSRIAFSVASQTDSRTILDMGGAEKLLGRGDMLFLPVGAAKPVRLQGAYLSEQEIEEIVTHVKSQQQANSQEELLDFTEAPINDLIEDVQDELYLQAVDLVVDAGQASVSYLQRKLKIGYARAARLIDTMEEQGVVGSFEGSKPREVLITKEQHIQQQQNSK, encoded by the coding sequence ATGGGTGCATTTAAAGAACTGAACAGAAATATTAAATACGAACTTATTGGTATCATTATCATAGTAATTTCGGCTTTGGCATTAGGTCAATTTGGATCAATCGGGAATTCATTATCTTTTATCACAAGGCTTTTTGCAGGTAATTGGGGATTTTTAATACCTCTGTTTACTGGTGCTTATGCAGTATACATAATATTTAAGAGAAAGCAAATTCAATACAGTTCAAGATTTTTCGGGATTATTTTATTTTTTTTAGTACTTTTGATATATAGTCATTTGAATTTATATGTACAGCTAGTAGGTAGAACGGGTGCTGAATTCAACATTATACAAACAACCTATCAGGCTATAATTGATAGCAGGAATACGCAAGAATCTATCGATTTAGGAGGGGGCTTAATAGGTGCTGTTTTCTTGTGGATAAGCATATACTTGTTCGACGTAAGTGGGACGAGGCTTGTTCTAATTGGTGCAATGTTAATTGGAATTTTATTAATAACAAAACTTACAATAGGTGATGTTTTATATAAAGCTATAGCACAAATCAAAGATTTATACAAACGTTTGTTGGAATACATTGGAAATATATTGGGGATTTTAAATCCAAAAAATGTTGCAAAAATTGAGCAAGCTGAAAAATCTGATTTAGCTGAAGCAGATACAAAAGAGACAAATAGTAATAAGGCTTCGCATGTTTTACAGGAAGAAACCAGAGTCTTAAAACAAGCCAATAATAAGTTTATAAATCAAAGCGAAGATAAAAAAAATAATGACAAAGTAATTTCCTATACTTCTTTTAACGAAGTTGAAAAAGACATAAGTGCTACGGCAGTAGAAAAAAGCGATTCATTAACAGATTTACAATCAGTTCTAGCACAGGATGATAAGCATTCTAGCTACCAAGACATTAACAGACAAGGCAGCTATAGATTCCCATCTATAGAATTGTTAGAGAATCGTTCATCAAAACGCAAGGTAGATATTAACATTTCCTCGAACATAAGAAAGCTTGAAGCAACTTTAGAGAGTTTTGGTGTGGTAGCGAAAGTTGTAAACTATAGCCAAGGACCATCTGTTACTCGCTACGAGCTTCAGCCTGCTATTGGTGTAAAAGTTAGTAAAGTATTAAATTTAACAGATGACTTAGCATTAGCACTTGCAGCAAAGGATATTAGGATGGAAGCACCTATTCCAGGTAAAGCAGCTATAGGCATAGAAGTTCCAAATCAAGATATAGAAGTAATAGGACTTAGAGAAGTCGTATCAAGTAATGAATTTAAACAAGCATCATCAAAGCTTACTATTGCACTTGGTAAGGATTTATCAGGAAATTCGATAGTAGCAGATTTAGCAAAAATGCCCCATTTGTTGATAGCTGGCTCGACTGGGTCGGGTAAAAGTGTCTGTGTTAATGGGATCATAACTAGTATTTTATATAAAGCAACTCCAGATGAAGTGAAGTTATTCATGATTGATCCTAAAATGGTTGAGCTAAACGTATATAACGGTATACCTCATTTAGTAACGCCAGTAGTAACAGATCCACGTCAAGCGTCATATTTACTGAAAAAAGTAGTGCAAGAGATGGAAAGAAGATATCGTTTGTTTGCAGAGCGCAAGGCTCGGGATTTAGAACGATACAACTTTTTAATAAAAGAAGAACATTCTAAAGGAAACGATTCTTTTGAGTGCTTACCTCAAATAGTTGTAATTATTGACGAATTAGCTGACCTTATGATGGTAGCTCCAGGTGATGTTGAGGACGCCATTTGTCGTATTGCACAAATGGCTAGAGCTGCTGGTATACATTTGATTATTGCTACCCAGAGACCAAGTGTAGATGTCATTACAGGAATTATTAAGGCGAATATACCGAGTAGAATTGCCTTTTCCGTAGCATCACAGACTGACTCAAGAACAATACTCGATATGGGTGGTGCAGAAAAATTACTAGGCAGAGGAGATATGCTGTTTTTACCAGTTGGAGCGGCTAAACCAGTTCGCTTACAAGGTGCCTATTTATCTGAACAGGAGATTGAAGAAATTGTTACCCATGTAAAATCGCAGCAACAAGCTAATAGTCAGGAGGAATTATTAGATTTTACGGAAGCTCCAATAAATGATTTGATTGAAGACGTCCAAGACGAATTGTACTTACAGGCAGTTGATCTAGTAGTGGATGCAGGACAGGCCTCAGTTTCATATTTACAAAGAAAGCTAAAAATAGGATATGCACGGGCAGCGAGATTGATTGACACGATGGAGGAGCAGGGCGTGGTCGGGAGTTTTGAAGGTAGTAAGCCTAGGGAAGTACTTATAACGAAGGAACAGCATATTCAACAGCAACAGAATTCTAAATAG
- a CDS encoding Ger(x)C family spore germination protein, translated as MKVPKKARRFTGFIEPWLIHKELDRNIGVLKEMFENTTDVIFREFIIRLHDKERKGVILYVEGLVNSDVINRDILERIVTLDNHKDYIVEIDNLSNGKEWMDSVIQRVLSANNLKTCDTISEVKDNVLNAQAVMLIDGVDSAIVAGVEGFSTRGIGEPESSVVVRGPREGFIEVLRSNTALLRRKIKDHNLKTESLTVGRTSRTNVCLVYINGIVNPKVLEEVKTRIERIDIDAILESGYIEELIEDNPFSPFPSISTTERPDDASAALLEGRIIIIVDNTPFVLCVPMVFEDLLHASEDYYNRYMGGTAIRLIRFFALFISVLLPSIYIAVVTYHPEMLPTPLLISVAAAREGVPFPAIIEAFLMEFTFEALKEAGARMPKAIGSTVSIVGGLILGEAAVSAGLVSQPMVIVVAGTAISSFAIPGFGIHSSLRFIRFPFMILAGIFGLYGIILGGMVVLIHLCSLRSYGVPYMAPFAPLIKEGLKDSVVRAPWWSMKLRPQIINWRKQRRNRSPRPSAPVVLLVCMLSGLLLTGCWDMEEINDRAIVNGVAVDLVEDENGYRIKMLVQIIKPGVVAGSPEGGGGNGAEATWVVSAEGKNVNDAARNLTRYSGRNLYWSHNLIIIVSEELAKQGVGPVLDFFDRTPENRLRTWFIVANGTDVEALMKATPNLESLLAVEVASMIEARAATSLAAAIYLRDFLYFSAINTRAPVASAIETYNDIDNKTSLLISGSAVFKNDKLIDFYDELTTRGILWVVGDVNGGIITIDWEGYRDGISTDIIRTKTAIDTFVENGNVRVNINVEKEGNITEVKDVIDISKIKSLREVELKVSDEIKREINLALAKAQEQTADIFGIGEIIRRQHPKAWRTIETNWEDVFSEIEFQVEVETHLRRYGVTQNRGVMFEEN; from the coding sequence ATGAAGGTTCCAAAAAAAGCACGGAGATTTACAGGTTTTATAGAGCCATGGTTGATACATAAAGAATTAGATCGTAATATTGGTGTGCTTAAGGAAATGTTTGAAAACACCACAGATGTAATATTTCGAGAGTTTATCATTAGGCTACACGATAAGGAACGTAAGGGTGTAATTCTTTATGTTGAAGGCCTTGTAAATAGTGACGTTATTAATAGAGATATTCTGGAAAGAATTGTAACCTTAGATAATCACAAAGATTACATCGTCGAAATAGATAACCTTTCTAATGGTAAAGAGTGGATGGATTCTGTAATTCAACGTGTTTTATCTGCAAATAACTTAAAGACTTGTGATACAATTTCAGAGGTCAAGGACAATGTTTTGAATGCTCAGGCAGTTATGTTAATAGATGGTGTAGATTCTGCGATTGTAGCTGGCGTTGAAGGATTTAGTACCCGTGGGATAGGTGAACCTGAATCGAGTGTCGTAGTTAGGGGTCCAAGGGAAGGTTTTATTGAAGTATTAAGAAGCAATACTGCCTTATTAAGAAGAAAGATAAAAGATCATAATTTAAAGACAGAGTCTTTAACCGTTGGTAGGACTAGTAGGACGAACGTATGCTTAGTATACATCAATGGTATTGTCAATCCAAAGGTGCTAGAAGAAGTCAAAACGCGAATAGAACGTATTGACATAGATGCGATATTAGAATCTGGGTATATAGAAGAGTTAATTGAAGATAATCCATTCTCGCCGTTCCCAAGTATCAGTACTACAGAACGGCCTGATGATGCCTCAGCTGCACTTTTAGAAGGGCGTATAATTATAATAGTAGACAACACACCGTTTGTACTTTGTGTACCGATGGTGTTTGAAGATTTATTGCACGCAAGTGAAGATTATTATAATAGGTATATGGGTGGAACAGCAATTAGGCTTATTCGTTTTTTTGCTTTATTTATATCTGTTTTACTACCAAGTATATATATAGCGGTCGTTACCTATCATCCAGAGATGCTACCAACGCCCTTGTTAATTAGTGTAGCAGCAGCTAGGGAGGGGGTACCGTTTCCAGCAATAATTGAAGCATTCTTAATGGAGTTTACCTTTGAAGCTCTAAAGGAAGCTGGGGCCAGAATGCCTAAAGCAATAGGGTCGACGGTTAGTATTGTTGGAGGCCTAATTTTAGGTGAAGCAGCTGTTAGTGCTGGATTAGTTTCACAGCCAATGGTTATCGTCGTAGCTGGCACAGCCATATCTTCATTTGCTATACCAGGCTTTGGTATACATAGTTCTTTACGTTTTATTAGATTTCCTTTTATGATTTTAGCAGGAATATTTGGTTTATATGGCATAATTCTTGGGGGTATGGTAGTTCTTATTCACTTATGCTCGTTACGCTCCTATGGTGTACCTTATATGGCTCCGTTTGCCCCGTTAATAAAAGAGGGACTAAAGGACTCGGTTGTACGAGCTCCTTGGTGGAGTATGAAATTAAGACCTCAAATTATTAATTGGCGCAAACAACGCCGGAACCGGTCTCCAAGACCATCAGCCCCTGTAGTGTTGTTAGTATGTATGTTAAGTGGACTATTATTAACTGGGTGCTGGGATATGGAAGAGATAAATGATCGAGCTATTGTAAATGGCGTAGCGGTAGACTTAGTTGAAGATGAAAATGGCTATCGAATTAAAATGCTAGTACAAATTATTAAGCCTGGAGTCGTGGCTGGAAGCCCAGAAGGTGGTGGCGGAAACGGTGCAGAAGCTACATGGGTAGTTTCTGCTGAAGGTAAAAATGTCAATGACGCTGCACGGAATTTAACGAGATATTCTGGCAGAAATCTTTATTGGTCACACAACTTAATCATTATAGTTAGTGAGGAATTAGCAAAGCAGGGTGTTGGACCTGTTTTGGATTTTTTTGACCGCACACCAGAAAATAGGTTACGCACATGGTTTATAGTAGCAAACGGCACAGATGTAGAGGCCTTGATGAAGGCTACTCCTAATTTAGAGTCGCTATTAGCAGTTGAGGTAGCCTCAATGATTGAAGCAAGGGCAGCAACATCCTTAGCTGCTGCCATATACTTGCGTGATTTTTTGTACTTTTCTGCGATTAACACAAGGGCACCAGTTGCTTCTGCTATAGAAACCTATAATGATATAGACAATAAGACATCGCTACTGATTTCGGGTAGTGCTGTTTTTAAGAATGACAAGTTAATTGACTTTTATGATGAGCTAACTACCCGTGGAATATTGTGGGTTGTAGGAGACGTAAATGGAGGTATAATTACTATAGATTGGGAAGGGTATAGAGATGGTATATCTACAGATATCATTAGAACAAAGACTGCTATAGATACATTTGTAGAAAACGGAAATGTTAGAGTAAACATCAATGTGGAAAAAGAAGGTAATATTACAGAAGTCAAGGATGTTATAGATATATCGAAAATCAAATCATTACGAGAAGTTGAACTGAAAGTATCAGATGAAATAAAGAGAGAGATAAATCTGGCACTGGCTAAAGCTCAGGAACAAACCGCTGATATATTCGGTATAGGAGAAATTATTAGGAGACAGCATCCAAAAGCGTGGCGTACTATAGAAACAAATTGGGAGGATGTTTTTAGCGAAATAGAATTTCAGGTGGAGGTCGAGACCCATTTACGTAGATATGGGGTGACTCAGAATAGGGGAGTTATGTTCGAAGAAAATTAA
- a CDS encoding GGDEF domain-containing response regulator: MSILIVDDSTLARAVLSDILMGNGYDDIVMKSSAKEAIEYILKNSCGSPSDVSIEVDLILMDGIMPEIEGIEACRLIRNIEGMADIPIIMVTGKTDIKTLQDAFDAGANDYITKPFNKLELLARVRAALNLKYEIDKRKDRERELKELNKILQELSSIDGLTGVANRRRFDETLEIEFKRAVRNNKKLSIIMADIDFFKEYNDTYGHQAGDDCLKKIASVLNDIVKRPGDLVARYGGEEFVVILPDTDEQGAKNIALLAKNNVENLKIPHEKSRVGEHVTISLGVSTLTEDIATRHQLLKEADIALYESKKSGRNCVHVYSANSNTPGHCDAKIIRLSEKQLEKKHKVD; encoded by the coding sequence ATGAGTATCCTGATAGTGGATGATTCAACACTAGCGAGAGCTGTCTTGAGTGATATTTTAATGGGAAATGGCTATGATGATATTGTGATGAAATCATCTGCTAAGGAAGCTATCGAATATATTCTTAAGAACTCTTGCGGGTCACCAAGTGATGTATCAATTGAAGTAGATTTGATATTAATGGACGGGATAATGCCTGAAATTGAAGGGATAGAGGCATGCAGATTAATACGTAATATTGAAGGAATGGCTGATATTCCCATCATTATGGTAACGGGAAAAACAGACATTAAAACTTTACAGGATGCATTTGATGCTGGTGCTAATGATTATATAACCAAACCATTTAATAAGCTTGAGTTACTGGCAAGGGTTAGGGCAGCATTAAACTTAAAGTATGAGATTGATAAAAGAAAAGATAGGGAACGAGAGCTTAAAGAGTTAAATAAAATATTGCAAGAATTGTCTTCAATTGATGGCCTTACAGGGGTAGCAAATAGAAGAAGATTTGATGAAACATTAGAGATAGAGTTTAAGCGAGCAGTAAGGAACAACAAAAAACTTTCCATTATTATGGCAGATATTGATTTCTTTAAGGAGTACAATGATACTTATGGACATCAAGCTGGCGATGACTGTTTAAAGAAAATAGCCAGTGTACTAAATGATATTGTAAAAAGGCCTGGTGATTTAGTTGCTCGTTATGGCGGGGAAGAATTTGTAGTTATACTACCTGATACAGATGAGCAAGGTGCCAAAAATATTGCATTATTAGCTAAAAATAATGTTGAGAATCTAAAAATACCACACGAAAAATCAAGAGTAGGAGAGCATGTTACCATAAGCTTAGGAGTATCTACTTTGACTGAAGATATAGCTACAAGGCACCAACTACTTAAAGAAGCGGATATAGCATTATACGAGTCAAAAAAATCAGGAAGAAACTGTGTGCATGTATATTCTGCAAATAGCAATACTCCTGGTCATTGTGATGCAAAAATTATTCGATTATCTGAAAAACAGCTCGAAAAAAAACATAAAGTTGATTAA
- a CDS encoding flavodoxin family protein: protein MAKVILLSGSPNKIGNTMDVLKECKKSIENENVEAEIISLSGKNIRGCTGCRKCKEIKKCIIDDGLNDILFKVKEAEGFIIGAPVYFGTPRGDLMNAIQRIGMVSYGTDRFLSWKVGGPVAIGRRGGLSTTYQEMLMFYFINEMIVPGSSYWNIVFGKAPGDALKDTEGIESTTRFASNVAKLINKIN, encoded by the coding sequence TTGGCTAAAGTAATACTACTATCAGGAAGTCCGAACAAAATAGGAAATACTATGGATGTATTGAAAGAATGCAAGAAAAGTATTGAGAATGAAAATGTAGAAGCTGAGATAATTTCATTGTCAGGTAAAAATATTCGAGGCTGTACAGGCTGCCGAAAATGCAAAGAAATAAAAAAGTGCATTATCGACGATGGATTAAATGATATTCTTTTTAAGGTTAAAGAAGCCGAAGGCTTTATTATAGGAGCACCTGTGTACTTTGGTACACCAAGGGGAGACTTAATGAATGCTATACAAAGAATTGGTATGGTTTCCTATGGTACGGACAGATTTTTATCCTGGAAAGTTGGTGGCCCAGTTGCTATCGGCAGAAGAGGTGGATTATCGACGACCTACCAAGAGATGCTTATGTTTTATTTTATAAATGAAATGATAGTACCTGGATCATCGTATTGGAATATTGTTTTTGGTAAAGCTCCAGGGGATGCCCTCAAAGATACAGAAGGTATAGAGTCGACAACCCGTTTTGCATCGAATGTTGCAAAGCTTATAAACAAAATAAACTGA
- a CDS encoding helix-turn-helix domain-containing protein: MKELGGFLKSKRIEKGMELQEIADITKISVRYLEGIEKGDWSMMPGKFYVKGFIRSYAKVLQVDVSSFLADIDHEIKQDQLSTAPIAPTTTKPVKANRFGKLFALSLVIILIIAVIATIIHYVSNVEGDGEAISENNNQQENTQNHDIEFEVLPEKEQPITEPEVTDEQQSIINFVEQQETTYIYEVSNVEQIEIRIEAVQGDCWYEIRTPNAQGGVTATNTLRNGNTDIVGSDNNTRIRLGNPGNVNLYINDQLIEKEATSSPRNFQFNFINQ, encoded by the coding sequence GTGAAAGAGCTAGGCGGTTTTTTGAAAAGCAAAAGAATTGAAAAGGGAATGGAACTGCAAGAGATTGCAGATATTACTAAAATTAGTGTGCGCTATCTCGAAGGGATTGAGAAGGGCGACTGGTCAATGATGCCTGGGAAGTTTTATGTTAAGGGTTTTATTCGCAGCTATGCTAAGGTCTTACAGGTAGATGTATCATCCTTTTTAGCGGATATAGACCATGAGATAAAACAAGACCAGCTCTCAACGGCACCAATTGCGCCAACAACGACAAAGCCAGTTAAAGCAAATAGGTTTGGTAAGCTCTTTGCTTTATCTTTAGTAATCATACTGATAATTGCAGTTATTGCTACAATAATTCACTATGTATCTAATGTTGAGGGAGACGGAGAAGCTATATCAGAAAATAATAATCAACAAGAAAATACTCAAAATCATGATATCGAATTTGAGGTGTTACCTGAAAAGGAGCAACCGATTACTGAGCCAGAAGTTACGGATGAGCAACAATCAATAATAAATTTTGTAGAACAACAAGAAACAACATATATTTATGAAGTGTCAAACGTGGAGCAGATAGAAATAAGAATAGAAGCAGTACAAGGAGATTGTTGGTACGAAATTCGTACTCCTAATGCTCAAGGGGGAGTAACAGCTACAAATACACTTAGAAATGGAAACACTGATATAGTAGGTAGTGACAACAACACACGTATTCGTTTAGGGAACCCTGGCAATGTAAACTTATATATCAATGACCAACTGATAGAGAAGGAAGCGACCAGTAGTCCTAGAAATTTTCAATTTAACTTTATTAATCAATAA